Below is a genomic region from Prochlorococcus marinus str. MIT 0918.
CTTTTTCCTGTGCAACAAGTTTGTCATTATTGCGTTTAACTTCTGAATTTTTGGACTCTAATAATTCTTCAGCAAGCTCTTCTGATGCTTCAATATCCCCAGTTTTAAGAATGACCATTTTCATTACAGGATCCGCATAGTCTCCATCGACTTTTGCAAAAGACCATTTGTATGTTCCTCGTGAAAGTTCAAAAACACCAGCCCATTCAAAGGCTTCATCTCCATGATCATCGTGGTCATCATGTTTAGCAGATGAATGATCGTCATGATCATCATGGTCGTCATGATCATCGTGGTCGTCATGCTTCGCAGATGAGTGATCGTCATGATCATCATGGTCGTCATGATCATCGTGGTCGTCATGCTTCGCAGATGAGTGATCATCATGGTCGTCATGATCGTCAATTTCTATTGCACTTACACCGACAACAACCGTTATTGGATTACCCAGCCATTTTTTCATTGCGGGAGTCATCTCTTGCCCAAGAGTAAAGACTTGACTTGCATTATTTAAAGCTTGGGCCTGCCTCGGAGAAATTTTCACATCATGTACATCTTGTTTTCTATTAATCAAACAAGTGACGGGGGATGAAGGTACCGCAATTGCAGAAACCAAATCACAAACCAATGGTTCAACAGCAACGATTGATTTAGGTTTAGCTTGCACACTCTGATTAAGTCCAGAAAAAACAATTGCTCCAACCAATAGAGAATTTCTGAAAATTGATTTATGAATTGTTGCGCCCCTTTCGGCTGATTGATCTAATAATCCCAACACTAGAGATTCAATGATTAACTGCATTAATGATAATGGTTTTCATTTTCATTCGTCAATCATGCACTATCCTTTTGTTATAGAGCTCTGATTTATGACCAGCTTGATTGCTGAAAATTTGACATTTTCCTATTCAGTGCATAGTCAGGCTGTTTTGCATAATGTTTCTATTGAACTTAACCCGGGAACTTTAACTGCACTTGTTGGCCCAAATGGTGCTGGAAAATCTTCGTTGTTACGTCTACTTCAAGGTCAAAGTAAGCCAAGTAAAGGCTATATCAGTATCGGTGGTAAACCGTTAATTGAGGCAAGAGAACAAATTGCTTTGATGCCTCAAAGAAGTTCTATTAACTGGAACTTTCCAATGACCGTTGAAGGATTAGTTTCTTTAGGAAAAGTGAATCATTTAAAGTCAACATGCTGTGAATTAGAAGCTGCGCTACAACGAGTTGGAATATCTGATTTAGCAAATAGAAGACTTGATTCATTATCTGGGGGTCAACAGCAAAGAGCATTGCTTGCGAAAACATTAATAACACCAGCAAAAATATTTCTTCTTGATGAACCTTGCTCAGCCTTAGATCCATTTGCAAGAAAAAAATTTTTGAGGATTATTCGTCAGTTAGCTGATACTGGAGCAACACTTTTTGTTAGCAGTCATGATTGGGGCAAATCCTTAAATGCTTATGATAAAGTTGTAGCCCTTGATAAGACTGTCTTAGCTTTTGGTACCCCTCAAGAAGTAGAAGAAAAACTCGATTCGTTTACCTCTATGGGCAACCATTGCTGCGGATAATTTTCATCAAATTGTATTAAGCATTATCTGGCTTAATACAATTCTGACAAAGACCAAAGAACTCAAGAGTATGAAACAGGAGTTCAAAATCTTTAGATTTTTTATTGGGTAAATTGATTGGCTTTACTGGGCAACTATTCAAACGCGTGGTTTCTCCACAATTAACACAAGTTAAATGATGGATATCTCTTTCTACAGGGGCATAGAGAACTTCGCCTGTTGGAAGATGTCTAGAACGAACCAATCCTTGCTTTACAAGTACTTGCAAATTTCTGTATACGGTGGTTAAGCCCATGGCATTATCACTTTTGTACAATTGTCTATGTAAATCTTGACCGCTCAATTCGTCGTCACATTTTTTTAGCTCTTCAAGCAACCGTTGTTGACGTTTGGTAATTTCAGAGTGGAATTTATTCATTGTCAAGATCTTTAATTTGATCTCTTTTAACGACCATACTGAATCATTTGCTTGATGTCTTTTATAAATACAAATTGGTGGATAATTCCCCTTTTGATAACAATCTTCTCTGGGGTGCTTTGCCCCGCTATGGGCACTGTCTTAATTACTCATAAGCGTCTTCTACAAGTCAATCTAATTTCTCATTGTGTACTGCCAGGATTGGCTTTGGCACTATCTCTTGGCGTTGATCCTTCTATTGGAGGAGTCATAAGTGGTCTGATAGGAGCTCTTATTGCAGAAAGCTTGACCAATAAAAAAAATCAAAATTATGAAGCAGTAATGAATACAATTCTTGCAGGATCACTTGGGCTTGGTGTTCTTCTTATTCCTTTACTTGGTATCAGAATTGATTTAGAAGCTGTTTTGTTTGGCGATTTACTTACTTCAAACTTTGGAGATTTATTAAGAAACCTTATTGCAGCTTCGATATTTAGTTGCCTGATGATTTTTGGTTACGACAAACTTGTTCATGTTGGATTAGACCCTGAAGGCGCCGCTGCTAATGGTATAAATGTGTCTTTTTTGAATTTAGCTCTTGGTGCTACAACTGCTCTTGTCATAGTTAGTTCAATGGCCGCAGTTGGGGTCATTCTTGTAATTGCTTTATTATCTACTCCAACTTTATTGGGATTACAGCAAGCTCCAGCACTATGGATTGCCATGGTTCGTTCTTCAATGATTGGACTTTTAATATCACTTTTAGGCTTTTTGCTAGCGATTGTTTTGAATGTGTCTCCAGGACCTCTGATAAGCGTTATTTGTGTTTTCTCCTTATTCTTTCTACAAAATAAAAAATAGTTTTGAAAGAACTAAAGCTATTAAGGCTTAATGATGATAAAAATATTCTTGGGGGTGTTTTTTACGAGTTAGGCTTCTCAGTTGTAAAGTTACCTGTAGATCATTGAGAGGCCTTATTAAGTCCTGTCTTTATCATTTAGCTGGATAAAGCTAACCAACGTTATTACCCCATATATTTCATCTTCAGATCTAATTGCTTAGTTGCCATTGCAGGTCGTGCTAGAGCTAGGCCTAATTAGTAATTGTTGTTTACCATTCTGGAACAATAGTTATCTTTTCTAGTCGCTGGGTTGATAGATAAGGCAATAGCTTTTTATTTAAAATTGTCGGCCAATTATTTTTTAATAATTACTTAAGGCAATAAAACTTTTAAACGGGTAGCACTTATGAAATGATTAATCTCACTTACATTTTAAACAGGTCTAAGGAAGTGGCAAAAGCGACAAAAGAAAAAAACCAGAAGAAATACTCTTCAGTTGAACTCAAGTATGACACTTCTGAAGCCTTGCGGATCAGTATGAAGTTGGCTGAGGAAGCAAAGAAGAACTGGCTTTGAACCAATGGAAAAGGTTCAAAAGATCTATTGTCAACTTTGCAGGAAAGACATCATGAGTACCTTTTGGTCTAAGAAGGGTATGACTTTGTGCCTTGACTGCAAAAGGAAACTAGATGAGTCGGTGTTGAAAGAACCTATTGCTAGTTAATTTTGGTCGTGATACTTAAAACCCCTAATCAATTAATAGTTCTACCAGATTGTCTAAATTAATTCTTCTCAGACAGTTTTTGTATAAAGTTCCCAGATCAAGGCACCCTTATATAGGGCCCTTAATTTTTGAAATAATTAATTAGATACTTTCTCAGTCCAATTTCCTTCTTCCTCTATTGAGCTTGGGGCAGGGTTAATTCCTTAGTCTCTACATTATTGTTTGACATTGGAGCTTCTATTATTTTTTAAGGCAGATCCAATTAACATTTATCGATTAGATGATATTTGAACCTCGTTTTATAGAGATGCTTTTTAATCGAATTAGCCTTTTATAAAGATCAATAGTTTTTTTTCTTCCAGAAGCTTGCTCGGCTTCTTGCATGATCTTTTAATATGCCGCCGCCTGTAATTTTAAATTGATTTATAGCTCCTATAAAGATAGAAGATGTTTTTTAGCTCGATGCGTTGACAGCTGCCAAAGCTTTTATTAGTATACTTGTACTACAGAACTAAATGTGTCTCGCTTGATCTACAAGATGATAACTCTCGTTTCGTCTATGCCCTTCAAACGTTTTCTCTTACACCCAAGGTTTAAAAGAAAATCGTCATCTCACCAGGCTTGGCTTTCTTATTCCAAAAGATTTTCCTTAAAGAAAGATGATTCCAGAAGGATGGTTAATTGACCCAAAAAGGAAATGGTTATTGCTGTTTCGTAAAGATCCAGCTAGCTTGCAGCGTTTACCAAAAGTCTTTATGGACAAATGGGAATCAACGTCATTAGGGTCACCGTCTACGTTCAAGAATCGAAGAAAAGTTGATTTGACCCCAGCAATAGAAACGTGGAATGAGTTAATTGATAATGGTTGGATTCAAGTTGAATTTAATGATGATTTAGTAGCTTAGTTATATTAGATATGGCCTTGATTTTGTCTTCGATTTGATATATACCTCTTCTTTATGGTAGATATAAAGATTCGGAATTAACTACCTAAATGTCTCAACTAACTATCAAAGTATCCCCGAAGGCGGAGGCCATGATTGCAACTTTGCAGAAAGAGATCTTTAACCGTAGACGCAAGAAAATCACTGCTCAAGGAGTAGTTGAAAGTCTTGTAGAAAGCGGTGCAAAGTCTCAATCTGACAAGCGCTATGCCTCTTCTTGGAAGAACCTAATCAAGGACATCGAGAAGGCTGCTAAACAAACAGAAGTACATGGCAATAAGCCAGCCAATATTTCTGCTGAAGAATGGGCAATGCTTCTTGCACATCGTACGCGCAAAGGTTCAACTGCAAAAAAAGCTGCGCCTAAGAAGCGTGTTACTAAAAAGGCAGTCGCTAACAAAGCAACTCCTAACAAAGCAACTCCTAAGAAGGCAGCAGCAAAGAAAGTTGTAGCTAAGAAAGTTGCAACTGCAACAGCGGCTAAGCCAAGAAAGGCTAGACGTGCTAAGAGAACATCCGCTTCAGCTAAGCTTGCTTAAGGATTGTTTTTGTAGTAATTAAAGACCTTTTGAGCATTTTCATCGCTCAGACAGCTAATCCTTGAGGTTGCTGGTATATCCAATAAAACGCAGATGGCAATTATATCCTCTGCGTTTTTTTGTAATCGCTTTGATAGCTCCAGTACTCTTAGTGATTTACTCATAGTCAGAATGGTTAGCTTTGTTTGTAAGCTCTTTCAAAAACTTTATATATTTTTTATTTTGTACAATTTAGCTTTTTCAAATTGGTTGCCAAGGGTTAATACAGGGAAAATCTATTAAATGTATTTTTCTTGGGTTGATCATCAAATTTCTATACATAAAGTATTTGATAGTTAATTGTGATTAAATTTTTAGAAGCCTAATTTGATTCATGCTTTACATTCAACACTGGAAATTTAAGACTGGATATCACGAGAAAGCTGCAAAAAAGTTTCTCTCTACTCAAGCTCCATACCCTAGGGCAAATATGTTGGGTCGTTATCATGGGCCTGGATCTTTAGAAGGTTGGATATTAGTGGAAACTGACGATCCAACAGCTTTGTATGAGCATGTAGCTGATTGGGGTGAATTTATGGAGTGGAAGACAACTCCGGTATTTACAGATGAACAAGCTGGACCTCTTGTAGCAAAAGTCTATGGCTAGGGTCTAAGTCTTTGGTTTAAAGATTTCTATTCAATTAAACTGCACAAGATGCGAGCCGTGATTAGAAAAAGTTGAAAGATTTAACTCTGAGCCAAAGGATTTAAAACATAGGATCTAGAAAAGCCAAGTGGGTATAGGCGATGTTTTAGCAATAACTTCTTCTTTCAAAAAAGAGGTGCAAAGAAAACAATCTTTGCCATTTTCTCTCTTTAAGGAATTAGTAAATCCATTCGAGTGTGTGGAGTTAAAACTCCTACCTATTGCTCCCAAGATCTTTGCTGATTTAGGTTAATTGCCCCAGTAAGGGCTATTTAATTGAATACTCCTTTATTAAATTAGATAGTTTATTTACTCGAGGTTCATCTAAAGGCCTTGTAGCGTCAAGTACAGCAGCACAACATAAAGACCAACTTGCCCCATTTTCTAAGTTCAGACTTTCAGAAATGTTGGAAGGAGCAATAGAGAGAGTAGTTATTTCTCTGATGTGCTGAAAAGTGTCCCATAGCTCAGCTTCTAAGAAATCGAGTTCGACTTTTGAAAGAAGCTGTGTTGCTACAAAATCTTTTACTAAGTCTGTTAGTTCAAGAGTCATATCTTCATTATGGCTCTCATTTGTTATGGATGGTTTTTATTGAGAAGGTTTTTGTCTAGTAGGTGGAAGTTGCAATCCGTTAGAGGATTTGCTTGGGACTTTATTTGCTAATTGAGACAGATAAGTATTAAGTTCTTCTTTTGTACCTCCAAGCTCGTTGCCGCATTCTTCAAAAATATTTTGGGATAGAGATGCTGCTAAATCTTCTTTTGAAGCAGACATTATTTCTGTCATGAGTGGAGAGAACAATAAGCCTTTTGATAGTTGCGTAGCAGCAGTCTCCCCAGCTTTTTCAGGAGTCATTCCAACTCCAATAGATGTGCAAAATTTCTGAGAAAAATTCTTAGATAGGGCTGTAATTTTAGGTGATAAATCTGTTGTGGAGGCAAATGCAGCAAAAGGAGCTAGCGAAAATGTTATTGCTATAAGACAAGCAATTAGTAAGTGTTTCATGCACTCATAACGGTTTTGTAACAGGCCTAAAGCCTCAATCATACTAATCAAAAAGACATGCTCTAGATTGTCTAGATAAAAAACTTACTGGCTAGGTAATCTATTAAGCAAGGGATACTTGTTATGAAAGAGTTTTATTTGGGTATTCAATAGAATAATACGGAACTAAAGATCCTCCAAAACTAAGTTTAAACCAACCTCTTTTTGGACTATTAACTCCCTCTAAGTCAACTTCTTTTATACCTTGCCTTGCCAAATCATAGAAACCATCCCATAAGACGGCAGTCCCTCCAGTAACTAATTTTAATTCAGGATTACTTGCTCCATATAAGTAATGAGCTCTAAGTTTATCTATTCCAAAAATTGCAATACTACTTGGCTCTCCCAAAGTATTACTCGATAAATACATCTTTGCCTTATTATTAGACATAAGACGATCTATTAGAGTAGCTAAATTAGTGTAGAATGAAGGATCTAAAATTACAGACTGTCTAGTTAAGTTAGATCTATAGAAATCAATGAACATTTCAATATCATTATAAATCTTTGTTTTGATTTTATCCCGAATGGCATATCTTATCTGTTGCCTTCTGCTATTAGATGAATTCTTATAAGTATTTATAGAATCTAAAGAATTTGTATCTTTCATGTCAGATATATTTACATATGAAGTGTATCTAACATCTATTAAACATCTGTTAGAACTCATCCCATAATTATGCCATTGAAAAGGTCTTATGTCTTTTACACTTGGCGAAAGCCGAAATTTAAATGAATCATATATATTAGCCAATTCTTTTATTATGAATACAGTTATCTCATGCCTTTCAGATAATTGCTGAGAGCGTGTTTGATTATTTGTTGGAGGACCAAAGCAAATTCCACTGTAAATAAGATAATCATTTAATATTGCATTCTTGCTATTTTCATCCTCAACTAGAATAACTACAGCTCTTAATTCCTTGCCTTTATAGCATGCATAAAGACCTAGTTTCTCTTTAATATTTTCTAAAAATATTTTATTGCTATATATAGATAAATCTGGTGAAGAGTTTATATAATCATCCCATTTATCATCTAGTTCGCATGGCAATAAGCTTAGAGTCTTTGCCACGATTCAAACCTGGCTGTGATAAATAGCAACCTTACTAAATCTAGCCTAGATAATCTAGTTTCTATAGACTCTTTTTAGGCTGTCTAGGTCACCTGCCTTGTTGAAGTATGATTTCAAGCTAATTTCATTAGATTTCTTCTCAAAGAAGGAATGCAAATATGTTAGTGGAAACACTATAAGAAAATTTACTTTTTAGCCTTAATCATGGTAAGACTTAAGATATAATTAAAAATATCTTGAAATTCGTTCAAGATATAAAGATGATCAATCTAGTAAAGTTATATCAACCCAACTCTTTATCTATACTCATTAACATTTCTTTTCTAGAGAACTTAAAAGGGAACATCACTAGCTTTTCTCCATATTTATTTTTAATATTATTTTTGATTACTTTTAGGCTTTTAAAATAACCCTTCAAAGGTATTCTATAGCATTTTGGAATAGTAAATGATTTAACCTCATAAAAATCAAGATGCTTAGAATTATTAGTTATTTGATTTGAAATTTCACTAATCTCGTCCTTACACATATTTATTACCTTATCAAGACTATTATTGTTTTTGGCATAAACCTCTGAACATAAGACTGTCTTCATAGGATTATTAATAGAATAATTAAGATCTGAAATTCTAGAAGTGATATGGTTTAAATCATAATCAAAAATATAATTTAGGTTTCCAATTGCACCTTTATTTGTTTCCATATAAATAAAATGCTGAGGTATATAGTTTGTTTGTTTTTCTAGTTGATTTGTCCCTAGCAAAATTCTTTCAGCATATCTTTCATCTAACCCTAAATAAATCTTGTCAAAAGGAATATCATTAATACTCGTTTGATTAGATTCTATATAATAATAATTATTAGCTTCATTTTTAATTGACTTTACAATAGTTTCTTTAAGTATTTTAACTCCTTCTTTAGTTAGATTACTTTCAATGGTTTCAAACATGTTACTATAACCATATTTTGGATATAAATTATATACAAGATTCTCAGAATCTGATCTTGGAGCGGCTAAAGTATCATCAAATATATTTAGAGCTTTTTTCAACTCTTTAGAAGTTTTTCCTTCAAATAAAGCTTGGCGATTAGATACGAATGGGATTATTTCATTAGCTTTATAATTAATATCAGATGTTGTAATTCCATAAAATTTATAGCAAATCTTATCCATGTATGATTTTAAAGTATTCCCAGCAGTTCTATAAAGGTATTCCGAAAGAGATAATTCTTCGTTAAAAATCTCATTGTTATTTAACAATAAAATAGACCTTTCTAATAGAATTTCAAGACGAGTCTCAAGATTAAGAAAATTCTGCCAATTAGGAAGAGCCATATTCTCTTGAGAAACCTTCCCCCCAATAAAGTTTGAATAATTGAATGTCAAGTCTATAAGTTCAGCTCCTTTCCCAAAGGATTCAATAAACTCTCGATCGGCGTTTGTAAAATTATTTAGATATTGTGGTCCTACGTCCAAATTTCGATCAAAAGCCTTTACCCCTTTAAGAAAACCGCCTAGGGACTTGTCAGCACAAAATAGATAAACGTTGTTCCCTTTGTTAAGAAGCCTCTTTGCAATCATGCATGAGCGAAAATCACCACCTATTACTGCAACATGCATAAACTTTAAATAAAGCATTCCTTCCTATAGTATAGATGCATCTAGTTTTATCTAGATATTTCTGATCCATCCTAAAATTTTTTAGGAATAGACTGTTTTCTTGCTATCAATCATCAATGGTTCCTTCAGAAAAAGAACATAAAAGTATCGATCCGATATGGGAAGAGAAGTATAGTTCCAATTTAGATATTAATCGTTATCCATGGGACTCAATTGTTAGTTGGATATTTAGGAATGTAGATAAAACTAAATTAAAAGAATTAAATATTTTAGAAGTTGGATGTGGCACTGCGAATAATTTATGGTTTGCAGCACGAGAAGGATTCAACGTATACGGTATAGATGGTAGTGAATCTGCAATTAATTATGCAAAGAAAAGATTTTCAGCAGAAGACTTGCAAGGAGAGTTAATTGTTGGAGATATCACAATATTACCGTTTAAAACAAATTTCTTTGACTTAGTTATAGATAGAGCTGCTATTACATGTCTAAGTGAAGATAATGCAAAGAAATGTTTCTCAGAAATTCACCGTGTAAGTAAATTAAATGGCAAGTTCTTTTTTAACCCATATAGTGACCATAACAGTTCTATGTCATCAGGTATTAGAACAAATAATGATTTGGTAGATGACATCAAATCCGGAAGTGTTTTTGGAGCTGGAAAGATACGTTTTTACAGTAAAAAAGATATTCTTTCACATTTTGAACAAGGCTGGTTGATAGAAAAACTTCATCATTGTGTGGTAACAGATATGAAATCACAATTATCAGATATACAGGCAGAATGGAGGGTATCTTTGAAGAAGATATCATAAATTATTAGAATAAACTGGATTTGGATAACTTATTGATCCTAATTATTAATACCTAAGATGTAAAAAATTAAGAAATAGATTAAAAATCATTCAATGAAGATTTAAAAGATTTAATAGGATCATGGTAATAAATATTCTCATCTATATGTTCACTTTCAAA
It encodes:
- a CDS encoding metal ABC transporter solute-binding protein, Zn/Mn family, yielding MQLIIESLVLGLLDQSAERGATIHKSIFRNSLLVGAIVFSGLNQSVQAKPKSIVAVEPLVCDLVSAIAVPSSPVTCLINRKQDVHDVKISPRQAQALNNASQVFTLGQEMTPAMKKWLGNPITVVVGVSAIEIDDHDDHDDHSSAKHDDHDDHDDHDDHDDHSSAKHDDHDDHDDHDDHDDHSSAKHDDHDDHGDEAFEWAGVFELSRGTYKWSFAKVDGDYADPVMKMVILKTGDIEASEELAEELLESKNSEVKRNNDKLVAQEKAYLLTFNKRKDITTFNVEIKKAGRYAFFTEHMPFEFEADEHFFKDVSGDDIEPIAQVPDEGGDHHHHDHGGLDPHVWHDPHNIIKMGNVISKSLNKKISFFDRETKKVLKERTQAVNSILEDLDQWIQRQVATIPSNQRTIVSKHKAMEYYGDAFGLKTISLLDFLGHSASLRPQTISKVITELREENVQVIFPEQKPSSKLLKNLSRQTSTPIAKQQIFVDGLMPTGNTISVAVHNTCTIVNSLGGSCNKKAGNQLENRWDSLTKR
- a CDS encoding ABC transporter ATP-binding protein is translated as MTSLIAENLTFSYSVHSQAVLHNVSIELNPGTLTALVGPNGAGKSSLLRLLQGQSKPSKGYISIGGKPLIEAREQIALMPQRSSINWNFPMTVEGLVSLGKVNHLKSTCCELEAALQRVGISDLANRRLDSLSGGQQQRALLAKTLITPAKIFLLDEPCSALDPFARKKFLRIIRQLADTGATLFVSSHDWGKSLNAYDKVVALDKTVLAFGTPQEVEEKLDSFTSMGNHCCG
- a CDS encoding Fur family transcriptional regulator, with product MNKFHSEITKRQQRLLEELKKCDDELSGQDLHRQLYKSDNAMGLTTVYRNLQVLVKQGLVRSRHLPTGEVLYAPVERDIHHLTCVNCGETTRLNSCPVKPINLPNKKSKDFELLFHTLEFFGLCQNCIKPDNA
- a CDS encoding metal ABC transporter permease, encoding MSFINTNWWIIPLLITIFSGVLCPAMGTVLITHKRLLQVNLISHCVLPGLALALSLGVDPSIGGVISGLIGALIAESLTNKKNQNYEAVMNTILAGSLGLGVLLIPLLGIRIDLEAVLFGDLLTSNFGDLLRNLIAASIFSCLMIFGYDKLVHVGLDPEGAAANGINVSFLNLALGATTALVIVSSMAAVGVILVIALLSTPTLLGLQQAPALWIAMVRSSMIGLLISLLGFLLAIVLNVSPGPLISVICVFSLFFLQNKK
- a CDS encoding DUF1651 domain-containing protein; its protein translation is MIPEGWLIDPKRKWLLLFRKDPASLQRLPKVFMDKWESTSLGSPSTFKNRRKVDLTPAIETWNELIDNGWIQVEFNDDLVA
- a CDS encoding DUF3303 domain-containing protein, whose protein sequence is MLYIQHWKFKTGYHEKAAKKFLSTQAPYPRANMLGRYHGPGSLEGWILVETDDPTALYEHVADWGEFMEWKTTPVFTDEQAGPLVAKVYG
- a CDS encoding inward rectifier potassium channel, which gives rise to MTLELTDLVKDFVATQLLSKVELDFLEAELWDTFQHIREITTLSIAPSNISESLNLENGASWSLCCAAVLDATRPLDEPRVNKLSNLIKEYSIK
- a CDS encoding GNAT family N-acetyltransferase is translated as MAKTLSLLPCELDDKWDDYINSSPDLSIYSNKIFLENIKEKLGLYACYKGKELRAVVILVEDENSKNAILNDYLIYSGICFGPPTNNQTRSQQLSERHEITVFIIKELANIYDSFKFRLSPSVKDIRPFQWHNYGMSSNRCLIDVRYTSYVNISDMKDTNSLDSINTYKNSSNSRRQQIRYAIRDKIKTKIYNDIEMFIDFYRSNLTRQSVILDPSFYTNLATLIDRLMSNNKAKMYLSSNTLGEPSSIAIFGIDKLRAHYLYGASNPELKLVTGGTAVLWDGFYDLARQGIKEVDLEGVNSPKRGWFKLSFGGSLVPYYSIEYPNKTLS
- a CDS encoding class I SAM-dependent methyltransferase translates to MVPSEKEHKSIDPIWEEKYSSNLDINRYPWDSIVSWIFRNVDKTKLKELNILEVGCGTANNLWFAAREGFNVYGIDGSESAINYAKKRFSAEDLQGELIVGDITILPFKTNFFDLVIDRAAITCLSEDNAKKCFSEIHRVSKLNGKFFFNPYSDHNSSMSSGIRTNNDLVDDIKSGSVFGAGKIRFYSKKDILSHFEQGWLIEKLHHCVVTDMKSQLSDIQAEWRVSLKKIS